A stretch of DNA from Calditrichota bacterium:
TAGTGATAAACTTTCTTTGAAATGATACCTGTGGCTGACCGGAACTGGGCGATAAAAGGACAAGCTTATTTAACCCACGATAAGTCCCAACCCAAATATTTCCTTCGCGATCCTCATTAATTGAGACAACATAATTACTGCTTATTGATGATGAATCGTTAGCATCAAATTTAAATGAATTATACACCTTGGAGTTTAAATCGAAGAGGTTTAAACCATGCGTTATTGTTCCCACCCAGAGCCAACCCCGATTGTCAATTAATAATGATGTCACAATATTTCCCTGTTCACTTTCAAATCTTAATAAAGGAAGATTGTAACGCTCAATATGTCCATTTCTATAAATGCAGTTCAAACCATCGTAAGTTCCAACCCAGATATTGCCGATAAAATCTTCTGCGAAAGAAGTTATCTCGTTTGCTTTAGTTTTTTCCGGCTTTGTCTCAAACCTGATATTTTTATAATGTAATTTATCATCTGTTTTTTCAATTTTAGTAATTCCGTTCCTGGTTCCCACCCAAACATTACTATCCCGGTCTTCCAGAAGACTGTTTACTTCTTTATCAATAAGGCTTCTCGGGTCAAAAGGGTTGTGCAAAAATGTTTCAAATTGAGCGAGGCCTGGTACGATCCGGTCAATCCCTCCATAAAATGTACCAATCCAAAGTACACCTGAATGATCTAAGGTTATAGCCGAAACTTTGTTGCTGCTCAAAGTGTTTGTATTTTTTTCATCGTGATAATAACGATCAAAAGTTTTTTCATCCGGATTAAACTTATTCAGGCCGTCATATGTACCAATCCACAAATTGCCAGAGTTATCTTGCTCTAAAGACCAAATGTTATTATTACTTATCGAATAAGGATCATCCGGATCATTTTTAAAAATGTTCATACGCAATCCAATAACCCTGCCATCATCTGATTCTATTGGTTGAGCTTTTTTTAACCCGCCACCCCAGGTTGCCAACCAGAGATTCTTATTATCATCCTCAAAAATATCAATCAGGCTTGTGCTGCCATCGCGTGTAACTTCCTCAAGACGAATAAAGTAATCATTCTCCAAATCATAATAATGAAGACCACCCTCGTTTACACCAACCCACAATCGTCCCTTGGAATCTTTTGAAAGAACGCGAACATGATTGTTATTTATGGAATGCTTATTAGCCGGATCATGCAGATAGCGTATAAAATAATCTCTTTTTTCATTATTGGCCGGATCAGATGCCGGTACTAAACGATTCAATCCATTATTGGTGGCAATCCATAAGCGGCCTAACCTATCTTCACTAATGTCATAAACAAGGTTATCACTTATACTCAATGTGTCACTGATTGTATATTTGTATTGGGTAAACTTTTCCTGATTTGGATCAAACCGGTTCAATCCACCGGACCAGGTTCCAACCCAGATGAAGCCGTTTTTATCTTCATATAAAGAAATTATATCATCAGAAGAAACAGAATTACTGTCGTAAGGTGTGTGTTTATAGTGGGTGTAATCGCGGCCATCGAAACGAACTAATCCATAAAAAGTGCCAAACCACATAAAACCTTTGCTATCCTGCAAGACGGAATAGGTCAGGTTATAAGAAATACCCTCTTCAAGCGAAAGATGTTCAAAACTATATTGTTGCGCATTGCTGATGTTAATCATCAATATACAAACAATAATTAAGTTTTTTATACTAACCATATGAGCTCAACCGTTAAAAGGAACACAAAGATAATAAATATTTGTTCGTTCAGGAAATCCGATTACCCGGTTAGCATTAAATATTAAATGAACGGTAGATTACTTTTATTTAATTAAAACCCCCCGCTTAGTTTCACTGTATGTGCCTGCGGTTAGTTTAAAGAAATAAATCCCCGAGCTAAAACGGGTTGCATCCCAAACAGAGCTGTATGTCCCTTTTTGCAAAAAGCCATCAACAAGTGTTTCAGAATGTTGGCCCAATAGGCTGAAAACTTCCAGCTTAACAGGTGAAGCTTTGCTTAATGTGAATGTAATTTGCGTTACCGGATTGAATGGGTTTGGGAAATTTTGGTTTAAAGAAAACTTCTCCGGGTATAGCAAATCAGCAAACTGGAGACTTTCCAAATATTCCTGCGATCCGAAATAAACTTCAAAATCTTTTTGTGAAATGTTTTTAACTGCAAATTGAAGTTCGTTACTGTTTCTTAAATTGTAAGGTGTTTTTGTCTTTTTATCGAGAAGAAAAATATCAAATTTTTCAGGGATGTCTTCGATTCCTTCAAAAATGAGATCAATCTTTTCATGCCCTGCAGTTTCAACCAACAGTGGCCAACTATGTCCCCGATCTGATGGTTTCCTTATATCTGCAACCTGCATTTTTTCAGGATTTTTATTTTGTGGAAAATGAACTGCAAGTTGCCCTTTAAGAACCGGAGGTGCGCTTAAATCAAATTCATCAAATCCATCTAAAGCATTCT
This window harbors:
- a CDS encoding histidine kinase, encoding MVSIKNLIIVCILMINISNAQQYSFEHLSLEEGISYNLTYSVLQDSKGFMWFGTFYGLVRFDGRDYTHYKHTPYDSNSVSSDDIISLYEDKNGFIWVGTWSGGLNRFDPNQEKFTQYKYTISDTLSISDNLVYDISEDRLGRLWIATNNGLNRLVPASDPANNEKRDYFIRYLHDPANKHSINNNHVRVLSKDSKGRLWVGVNEGGLHYYDLENDYFIRLEEVTRDGSTSLIDIFEDDNKNLWLATWGGGLKKAQPIESDDGRVIGLRMNIFKNDPDDPYSISNNNIWSLEQDNSGNLWIGTYDGLNKFNPDEKTFDRYYHDEKNTNTLSSNKVSAITLDHSGVLWIGTFYGGIDRIVPGLAQFETFLHNPFDPRSLIDKEVNSLLEDRDSNVWVGTRNGITKIEKTDDKLHYKNIRFETKPEKTKANEITSFAEDFIGNIWVGTYDGLNCIYRNGHIERYNLPLLRFESEQGNIVTSLLIDNRGWLWVGTITHGLNLFDLNSKVYNSFKFDANDSSSISSNYVVSINEDREGNIWVGTYRGLNKLVLLSPSSGQPQVSFQRKFITTEGTLEITDKVFTVYEDLENNCWIGTNGGLISYDKITKKLTTYSESDGLPNDVICGILEDKDANLWMSTHRGIFKYNPQEKSFNNYYTLHGLQSNIFNPGSYFKNEQGKMMFGGINGFNSFFPENITRAAQIPPVVITSIKIFDKEKKYDKRINDLEEIELNYEENFFTIKFAALDYRLPERNQYYYFLEGFDRDWVYNETKNYASYTNLDPGEYVFKVRGSNSNGVWNEEGRSIRITITPPLWQTWWFKLMASIIVMIALLFVIYMIHRSEKRKTSFNKKLSELKLQALRSQMNPHFIFNTINSIQYFISCNDQESAFTYLSKFSKLMRQTLDNSAKSRISISRELEALQLYMDLQMLRFEKRFDYTIDVDPNIDIHYSEIPTMLIQPYIENAINHGISKKKSKGHIKVVLEKLNSSLRCVVEDDGVGINKSKEQKKGKKQGHTSSGMRLTRERLTIINTGKNNDSFISVVDRSEQEPDCSGTRVTINIPMEMQN